The genomic DNA TGCTGGCCGCGCGCAAGCAGCAGACCGCGGCGGGCTATGATGTAAAGGTGGCAACGGCACGCCGATATCCGCGGCTGAACGGCATCGGCGGGCTGAACCAATATGGTTATCTCGGGTCGCTCGCCGATAACACCGGGCCGCGCAACCGTGCCAATGAGGGTACGACGGCCTATGTCGGCGTTCGACTGGAGATGCCGATCCTCGACGGTGGCCGCGGAATTTCGCAGCAACGAGAAGCGCGCGCGCTAGAGCAGCAACGATACTTCGAAGTGCTGGCTGCGGAACGCGCCGTGGTGGCTGAGGTGCGATCGGCCTACGCGACCTGGCTTGCTGCAGGCCGCGTCGTCAAGACCGCGCAGCGTGGCGTAGATGCCAATTCACGCGTGCTTTCCGGCCTCCGTGCCGAGACCGTGGCCGGATTTCGCCCGCTGCTTGACCGCCTGAATGCAGAGCAGGAACTGCTCAACGCGGAAGTCACGCTGGTGACCGCCGGGCGCGACGCCTACGTGGCTGGCTTCGCCCTGCTGGCAGCGATGGGCATGGCCGAGGCGCGTGACCTGAATTTTGACCAGGGTGTGCTGTATGACCCGACACTGACCTACAAGGAACTCCAGCGCCGGACGGTCGGCGGTGATGCCGGTCAATCATTGATCGAGGGCACAAGCACCGCGGACAGCCCTGCCCAGGATGCCGTAGTTGCCCCCACCACCGTGCCAGCTGTTCCCCAGATTCCGCCTGAAAACTGAACGCCATGCATGCTCGGCAGACATCTCCGGCCAGTATTGCGCGATCGCCACAACTGTTCGATTCTCGAACAGATCGTCGCCGCAAGCATCGGCACGCCAAGGTTGCCATCGCCGCGGGCGTTAGGCATGTTTCGAGCGACGGTGGGGGGCAGATCATCGATTACGCGAAACTCGCTGCGGAGTGGCAAGAGGGCGATCGCGAGGCCGGAAACGAGCTTTTCGGAGCTCTGGGCAATGAGCTTCGCGCTATTTCGGGCGCACTGCTGCGGCAGGAACGGAACACTTCGCTTTCCATCGGCGATCTTGTCAACGAGGCGATGATCAAGCTTTTGCGGCTGAACGTGATGGAGTTGCAGAGCAGGGCTCATATTCTTGCGATGACGAGCCGGTTGATGCGGCAGATCTTGATCGACGAGGCACGAAAGCGCGCGGCGACGCGGCACCATCACACGTCCGTTACGCTAACCACCCATATCGCCGAATGGGAAATGTCGATCGACATCATGACGGTGGAAATGGTGCTGAAAGAGTTGGCGGAAATCGATCCCCAGCGCGCCCAGATCGTCGAGATGCGCTTTTTCGGGGGCATGTCTTCGGCCGATGTCGCTATCGTGCTCGGCATTTCGGAGCCAACCGTCAAGCGGCGCTG from Sphingomonas radiodurans includes the following:
- a CDS encoding TolC family outer membrane protein, which produces MTRKSVFLACTSALLMGVPQASAADTLQEALRTAYVRNPTLTAQRAAVRAASEEVPQARVEGRPTLDGDVTYQENVLQGEPAGGGLLSDPDRQVSAQLSAKVPLFNFGAVTQNVRAAEQRVEASRLGLRSTESELFTNVVGAYMDVLKDEAVVQLNLRNSEVMRFTVRETGERRQAGNRGPTDVAQAEARMALAESQLETASAQLISSRENYVRLVGSPPGTLSQPPVLPNMPTNVDMAVAAALEKNPRLLAARKQQTAAGYDVKVATARRYPRLNGIGGLNQYGYLGSLADNTGPRNRANEGTTAYVGVRLEMPILDGGRGISQQREARALEQQRYFEVLAAERAVVAEVRSAYATWLAAGRVVKTAQRGVDANSRVLSGLRAETVAGFRPLLDRLNAEQELLNAEVTLVTAGRDAYVAGFALLAAMGMAEARDLNFDQGVLYDPTLTYKELQRRTVGGDAGQSLIEGTSTADSPAQDAVVAPTTVPAVPQIPPEN
- a CDS encoding ECF-type sigma factor is translated as MHARQTSPASIARSPQLFDSRTDRRRKHRHAKVAIAAGVRHVSSDGGGQIIDYAKLAAEWQEGDREAGNELFGALGNELRAISGALLRQERNTSLSIGDLVNEAMIKLLRLNVMELQSRAHILAMTSRLMRQILIDEARKRAATRHHHTSVTLTTHIAEWEMSIDIMTVEMVLKELAEIDPQRAQIVEMRFFGGMSSADVAIVLGISEPTVKRRWAATRAWLRHRLRQP